TCGTCAGGTGCGGAAGCCTTATGGTGCGCCATGAGAGCGATGACCGAGTCCGCCGTCGTTGCGGCGTTTTACGAGAGCGTCCAGGACGACGGCATGCTGCAGCAGGCCGTGACGGCGCTCGCGGACTATTTCGACAGCCCCTCCGCCTGCCTCGGCGAGGTGGACCACGTGTCGGGCCGCTGGATGGTCGGCAGCGGAAAGGTCGATTCAGCTCAGCTCACGCGCTATGCGGAGATCTCCGGTCGCGATCCGGCGCCGCGCGCCTTCTCGGTGCTGCGCGTCTGCACCGCATCGACCAGCGATCGCATGTTCTCGGAGCGCGAGCTGCGCAAGTCGGCGTTCCTCAACGAATATCTCAGCCCCGCCGGCCTCGATCACTCGATGGGCAGCCCGCTGCATCTCGACGCCGGCCGCTTCTCGCTCGTCGGCATCCATCAGGCGCGCCATCGCCCGCGCTACGACAACGGCGACATCGCGCTGCTCGAACGGCTGACCCCGCACCTCGCCCGCACGCTTCAGCTGCGCCGCAACTTCTCCATGCTGCGCGCCCGTCACGACTCGTTCGAGGCGCTGATCGATGCCAAGGACACGGGCCTTATCGGGACCCATCGCGGCACCACGCTCTTCGTGAACAAGGCGGCACAGCTCCTGGGCGGGGACGGCCTCTCGCTCGACAGGCACGGGCGCCCGGTCGTGATGGACGGCGCGGCGGCCAAGCGCCTGGCGCGCTTCGAGTATGACGTCGTTCGCGGTGGCGCGGGTGGTTACGTCCACGTGCCACGCCCCTCCGGCGCACCGTCCTATATCGTTCTGGTGTCGCGGCTGCCCGGCGGGTTCGGACCCATCGATGGCATCGGCGTGCTTTTCTCTATCCACGACCCTGCACGCCGTCAGCGCCCGACCGCCGACCTCATCGGAGCCTTGCTGCAGCTGCCGCGCGCGCCCTCGCGCGTCATCGCCGCTCTGCTCAACGGCCAGAGCCTGCGCGACTACGCTGAGGAGGCCGGGCTCTCGCTCGAGACGGTGCGGTGCCAGCTCAAGGCGGCCTTCGCGCAGACCGAGACGCACAGCCAGGTCGAGCTTGTGCGGCTTGCGCTCTCGGCGCTCACGGCCACCGAGCACACGCGCCCGGAGCCGAGCGCCGCCGGCCTCTAGCTACGCCAGCGTCGCGCGACCTCGACGAGATATTCGCGGAAGACCTGCACGCGCGCGACGTTCTTCATTTCCTCGGCGTAGACGAAATAGACGTCGAGCTCCGGCGTCACGATCTGCGGCATGAGGATGACCAGCGGCGAGTCCGTGCCGACGAGATAATCCGGCAGCGTCGCAATCCCGAGCCC
This Beijerinckiaceae bacterium RH AL1 DNA region includes the following protein-coding sequences:
- a CDS encoding putative LuxR family transcriptional regulator (ID:RHAL1_00159;~source:Prodigal:2.6), translated to MTESAVVAAFYESVQDDGMLQQAVTALADYFDSPSACLGEVDHVSGRWMVGSGKVDSAQLTRYAEISGRDPAPRAFSVLRVCTASTSDRMFSERELRKSAFLNEYLSPAGLDHSMGSPLHLDAGRFSLVGIHQARHRPRYDNGDIALLERLTPHLARTLQLRRNFSMLRARHDSFEALIDAKDTGLIGTHRGTTLFVNKAAQLLGGDGLSLDRHGRPVVMDGAAAKRLARFEYDVVRGGAGGYVHVPRPSGAPSYIVLVSRLPGGFGPIDGIGVLFSIHDPARRQRPTADLIGALLQLPRAPSRVIAALLNGQSLRDYAEEAGLSLETVRCQLKAAFAQTETHSQVELVRLALSALTATEHTRPEPSAAGL